The sequence CTAgtaaatgatataaaagCATATAagtaattatataataaatataatgtgtaacattatttttcttttggatatttttaaagaaagtGTTTAATGTTGAGTAACCTCAGAAGCAGTCtataatcaatttttaGCTGCGAAAAGAAAAAGTCGcaaagaaagaattaaaaagtCATGAGCAGTGGTTAAGAGtctcaaatatataattttgcaATTGACTCTCGATATAAGACAAAGATTAGTGTTTAAATCTGTTTATAGTCCAGTTCAATATATAACGAGAagaattgataaaataagGGTCTCAATTACCACGAACACAAAATGTCAGctatcaataataataatttatcattcgAATTGACTTCTGACTGGgatattattcatttcaCACATTTAAGCAATGGTGTCAAATGGGCAGGATTGTTAACATTAGAAGAATACGCTGATAGAGAATATATGTTAGGGACCTCTGAAATATCAACAaagaatgaaaatgatatatttattcaagAACACCCTACTTTTGCAGAATGGCTGGGAATTAAGCATTTCATTCTAAAGGATACATCATTACCAATTGGAAATGCTAAGACTGACCAAATTGTATCTAGTTGTGAAACCTTGAATCGATTAGGATACTGTATCAACCCTAAGCGTGGTAATAGTATAGAACCAGCtttaatattatgtatTGGTGGTGTTTGGACTCAAGAGAATCACCGTGGTAAGAAATATGCTGAACAGATGATTGCTTCtttaaacaaattttaCGATGAAATTAGAAATAGACATGATGCACCAGTTGccattaaaaatatggtGATTACTCTATATAGTGAAGTTGGTGAATATTATAAACGTGTTGGATATACTTCTCGTCATATCCCCATTCATGAACTAACAAAGCTTGACCAGATAGGTGAGGAATATTGTAATGGAATCCAACAGCCTGTTGGGAAATTTTTAGGTTTTAGTGATTATGAAGATTTAGTTAAGTTAcatgtttcaaaatatgCTCGTACACTGTTAAAACTGCATGTGGAGCATCCTAACTCTTTTGTATTTACAGTTGCAGCagatattgatatatataaatggtTTCAACATAGAGATGAATTCATCAAGAACAAAACCAAGAAAGGTGAATCTGGTGTCTCTAAATTTGGATTCAGATTTAACGACGATAATACGCATGTCATTTGGCATCATAATTGGAATGACGATACTTTGATAATAGTCACGCTCTTCTATGGTGAAGAATCTCTCAGTAACGACGGATCTAGAATGAAACAAATCATGTCATTAGCCATTCAAGAATGTAAAGATCAAAAACTGTCCAAACTTGAGTTTTGGAACGAAGAAATTCCAATTAAAGAACAGTATCCAGAACTATATTCCACTTTATCAAGATTAGAACCAGAAGGTCatttattcaaagaaaatggTTCAATAAGTGCTTTCAAAAGTCCACCAGGTTATGGACCAGAAGAAGTTGAATGGGCTAACAACACAAAATTTTGCTGGTTCTAATAACTCAAACTTAAAgataaacaattttaaatatatataaagatagCAATTACAGATATACATACTCCTCTAAATACATGTAATTACCCAATCCCTCTAATCATTTGATCTTTATCATTAAGGTTGCAAGCCATTAAGCGCAgcatttgaattttataaaCTTAACGGTTTCGAGACTTCGAAGAGATAAACCTttaacatttaaatattagattcatacataaaatagaataatATGTTGAGGTAGCCTTAACATAACCGAACAGTAGGGAGAAGCATACTGCAATTACTACAAggttattgttattgtctgtttttttatttatcattgaaattaaagtGTTTGCAATTGAAGGTATGATTAGTTGTAGACTTCCCATATTTAAAACACGGATTCAACCCTTGCTTTTTAAGGGAACTGTTTCTAGATTGCCATTGATCAATAGAAATAATTCGAATGGAGTTAAACAGTTTAATAGAACAGTTATAACTTCGATTGTTGATTGGAAACCATTAAAGAGTAAGAAGAGGCCCGATGAAGATGAAGCTAAATCATCAGGTATTGGGAAGAAAATTGTACTTGGTTTAATGTTTGCAATGCctattatatctttttatCTGGGGACGTGGCAATTGAGAAGGTTAGCATGGAAGAATAAACTAATTGCATCTTGTGAAGATAGATTATCTTATAAAGTAATCCCCTTACCAGCGCATTTTAAATATGAGGATTGTGAAAATTGGGAATATCGTCGAGTATCATTGAAAGGTCATTATGTCCATCAAGAAGAAATGTTTGTTGGACCAAGGGTCAAGAATGGATTCAAAGGGTATGTGTTGTATACTCCCTTCATAAGAGAGGATACTGGTGAAAAGATGATTATTGAAAGAGGATGGATTAGTGAAGAAAAAGTAGCTCCTAGTGAAAGGTCATTACGCCATCTATCATTGCCCCAAGGGACGACTGAAATTGTTTGCCTTGTAAGAGTGCCAAAACATCCTTCATCAATGCAATGGGAGAAAGCAGATAAGAATTCAAGAGTTTGGGAAGTAGCCGACATCTTTGACATGGCAAAAGTAACGAACAGTGTCCCGGTTCATTTACAATTCATATACGACATGACCGACCATGTGGTTTTCAATAACAAAAACGCTTCCAATAATGGAAACTTATCATGGTCATGGGAGTTTTGGCAAAATAACAAGAATGATTCTCCAGTACCAATTACCAGTGGCAATGCTAATGCGAATTCCAAATCTGGCTATACCAATGCAGAAGTCATCGAATTTAGTGAGGAACAATTCAGAAGAGCAGGCGTCCCAATAGGGAAATTACCAAAGATCGACTTCAAGAATAACCACCTACAGTATATAGTTACATGGTATGGTTTAACATTCCTAAGTTCTATATTTCTAATTGTAGCATTAGTAAAAATGAGAAAGGGCAATACAGCTTCCCAAGCAGCCTTGAAGAAGGAAAAACTAAACCATGCAAAGAAGTATATGTGATTGATCATACCCCTGCCCCTCCACTAAATACATTATAAACACAAACatgtaaatattaatataatactaAAATAAGTATAGAACCTGCTTCCAACTACCCATGATCTGGCTTGTTAGACGTCCAGTCACGTGCAAAAGAATTCTTATGAGCTGAGATCCTGATTTTACAATTTAATGCGCAAGAGACAACAGAGCCCATAACGTAAACAAACAACAGAAGCCATGATCAAAATGGTATTCTGTATTGAGTCGTTAGGTGAGGTATATATAAGTTGCGTTTGCGGATGAAGGAGATGCatgtgtgtgtgttttATTTCATGGTGAACTATCGGTAAACAACCAGCACGCAGTTATGAATCAGAATAAATCGAAATCGGTGAGTGCTAGAGCACCAACTGAATATAAGTTATCGAATAGTAGTAATCCTAGTTCTAGGAGAACGTCGCTGGGGAAAGGTCTTAGTGAGAGCAATGGTCTTTATATTCCGGGGGACAACTTTTTCAATACTACTGGTAGAATTGGTAATGAATCGATTAATGGGGGTACTACTACGAATATGAGTAGAAATATTGCCACTGGTGGTACTAGCAGTGAActtgattttattaagGAATTCTTGCTACCTAGCATTCGCTCGCTGAATGACTCGATGAATACTTTGGACAAGAATTTCTCCGACTTGAATATCATTCAAGAGAATTTAATCgattttaatgaatcttTAAGCGCATTGTTATACGGTATGATGTTCAACTCATGGTGTGTAGCATACCCAAGTATACCAAGCGATATCAAGGTAGAGTTGGATAAAGTGAATATTTTAGATTCAATCACTTTGGAGAGACACGAATTACAAAGAAGGATTGCTGCATTACAAAACACACATAATAACGCTGCTTCTGGAGACGCTTCGATTGCAAACAACAGATTTGTACAACCTTCTCTTACTGTGGAACAAGTCAAGAAGCATAATAATAGATTGCAAGAAATGGGGTACGAAGACGACAGGTTGTCGGACGATGCATACATCAATGAGCTTCACAATTATGACGAAGACGACGAAGTGAATAGTGAAGCCTCGTTTGTTCTGAACCCGATCAATAATGTGGCAGGACATGCTAGCCAGCCGCATACCGTGAACAGCCTCGGTCCAAGTAATGTATCAAGCAATAGCCACAAAAACAAGCAAAGAAATAGCAAATTGAGAAGAAAATCGATCTTGCATACGATCAGAAACAGCATTGCAACTCAAAGGAACGTCACGGACGCGAGGACTGGCATTAATGATATTGGTACATCCGCCACCCGTATAACGGGCAACAACACCCGGGGCCAGGTAAGAAAACCTAGCAATAGAGCCACCTCCCGAACATACCCTGCTGATAACCAACCCAAAGATTCAGAGGCTCACATAGCCACGAGGGGGGTCAACAGATCCCACACGGATGCAAGACCCCCATTCAGGTGAGCAGAATGCCGGAACATACGTATATAGTACTCTTTGCATCTTATATAATTGTCTAATACATTTATTGTAACAGTATTGAAAGCACTGAAAGCATTGAAAGCATTGAAAAGTATTAAAAGCTTGGCGTCACCGGAAGAGTGGTTGAGCAGTGCATCGCAGACATGCGCTATTGCGACGTGTGTGTTTGTGACACTCCGTGGCAACGTCCTCACAGTGTTCCTCACCGTTCCCCGCGCAGGAATCGAACGGCAGGCGTTTTTGCTCGTTTTGTACGTCAATTTGCTCAGATCTGTATTTTGGGTCACGGGTCTGCGCAAATTAGCGACTGCGCAGATTATCTTTCCAATTTTTGCGCTATGAGATCTCAGTAGCCGTATCTGCGCGCATATGTAGTggttt comes from Tetrapisispora phaffii CBS 4417 chromosome 4, complete genome and encodes:
- the TPHA0D04070 gene encoding uncharacterized protein (similar to Saccharomyces cerevisiae YGR111W; ancestral locus Anc_3.456): MSAINNNNLSFELTSDWDIIHFTHLSNGVKWAGLLTLEEYADREYMLGTSEISTKNENDIFIQEHPTFAEWLGIKHFILKDTSLPIGNAKTDQIVSSCETLNRLGYCINPKRGNSIEPALILCIGGVWTQENHRGKKYAEQMIASLNKFYDEIRNRHDAPVAIKNMVITLYSEVGEYYKRVGYTSRHIPIHELTKLDQIGEEYCNGIQQPVGKFLGFSDYEDLVKLHVSKYARTLLKLHVEHPNSFVFTVAADIDIYKWFQHRDEFIKNKTKKGESGVSKFGFRFNDDNTHVIWHHNWNDDTLIIVTLFYGEESLSNDGSRMKQIMSLAIQECKDQKLSKLEFWNEEIPIKEQYPELYSTLSRLEPEGHLFKENGSISAFKSPPGYGPEEVEWANNTKFCWF
- the SHY1 gene encoding cytochrome oxidase assembly protein SHY1 (similar to Saccharomyces cerevisiae SHY1 (YGR112W); ancestral locus Anc_3.457); the encoded protein is MISCRLPIFKTRIQPLLFKGTVSRLPLINRNNSNGVKQFNRTVITSIVDWKPLKSKKRPDEDEAKSSGIGKKIVLGLMFAMPIISFYLGTWQLRRLAWKNKLIASCEDRLSYKVIPLPAHFKYEDCENWEYRRVSLKGHYVHQEEMFVGPRVKNGFKGYVLYTPFIREDTGEKMIIERGWISEEKVAPSERSLRHLSLPQGTTEIVCLVRVPKHPSSMQWEKADKNSRVWEVADIFDMAKVTNSVPVHLQFIYDMTDHVVFNNKNASNNGNLSWSWEFWQNNKNDSPVPITSGNANANSKSGYTNAEVIEFSEEQFRRAGVPIGKLPKIDFKNNHLQYIVTWYGLTFLSSIFLIVALVKMRKGNTASQAALKKEKLNHAKKYM
- the DAM1 gene encoding Dam1p (similar to Saccharomyces cerevisiae DAM1 (YGR113W); ancestral locus Anc_3.458); this translates as MNQNKSKSVSARAPTEYKLSNSSNPSSRRTSLGKGLSESNGLYIPGDNFFNTTGRIGNESINGGTTTNMSRNIATGGTSSELDFIKEFLLPSIRSLNDSMNTLDKNFSDLNIIQENLIDFNESLSALLYGMMFNSWCVAYPSIPSDIKVELDKVNILDSITLERHELQRRIAALQNTHNNAASGDASIANNRFVQPSLTVEQVKKHNNRLQEMGYEDDRLSDDAYINELHNYDEDDEVNSEASFVLNPINNVAGHASQPHTVNSLGPSNVSSNSHKNKQRNSKLRRKSILHTIRNSIATQRNVTDARTGINDIGTSATRITGNNTRGQVRKPSNRATSRTYPADNQPKDSEAHIATRGVNRSHTDARPPFR